A DNA window from Actinomadura luzonensis contains the following coding sequences:
- a CDS encoding RICIN domain-containing protein, which produces MGTRFRRRRGRRHGLSALLSIGALVAASVLPAGPVQAADQSITVDFGAAGGSPSYRASGWIYGMTENASGPPDRFYTEVKFRYMRAGGAQLDSPGGWVSGRYDRRWAATRAQLLRTRSLGGEFVLLVHDLWGADGYPISRFPGDNGDWTDYDNFLTRLIGDVRATGAPVQWDLWNEPNITLFWNRPQSQYFELWRRTYQRVRAAFPSHLIVGPSCACVPSTGGWWTQYLDYVKANNVVPDIVSWHSLPGDPVADVAAANASLGPRGIPHPRPYQINEYGAAGEQNPADGAWYIARLERAGADGLRANWAGGGNLHNDLANLLTRDSSGQYRPKGEWWAYRFYGSQTGQIVSVTPSSSYDAFATKASGVAKILVGGGSTTGNVAVGLQRLDTTSGIVRDNQVRVVVERIPYDNGAAVQGPVTVRDTVVTLSGNGTTVNLPHTNVDDAFTVTLLPPDGGTPAASALRNVNAGRCLDVPGLSRTNGTQLALWDCNGGVNQQWQPTAAKQLQVYGSKCLDAGGQGTGNGTPVVIWDCNGQANQQWNVNADGTITGVQSGLCVEASNFGTANGTKVQLWSCTGTTSQKWTRG; this is translated from the coding sequence ATGGGCACCAGGTTCAGGAGACGGCGCGGACGCCGCCACGGCCTCTCCGCACTGCTGTCCATCGGCGCGCTCGTCGCCGCGTCCGTCCTGCCGGCCGGGCCCGTCCAGGCCGCCGACCAGTCCATCACCGTCGACTTCGGCGCCGCGGGCGGCTCCCCGTCCTACCGCGCCTCCGGGTGGATCTACGGCATGACCGAGAACGCCTCCGGCCCGCCGGACCGCTTCTACACCGAGGTGAAGTTCCGGTACATGCGCGCCGGCGGCGCGCAGCTCGACAGCCCGGGCGGCTGGGTGTCCGGCAGGTACGACCGCCGGTGGGCCGCGACCCGCGCCCAGCTGCTGCGCACCCGCTCCCTGGGCGGCGAGTTCGTGCTGCTCGTCCACGACCTGTGGGGCGCCGACGGCTACCCCATCTCGCGCTTCCCCGGCGACAACGGCGACTGGACCGACTACGACAACTTCCTCACCCGCCTGATCGGCGACGTACGGGCGACCGGCGCCCCGGTGCAGTGGGACCTGTGGAACGAGCCCAACATCACGCTGTTCTGGAACCGGCCCCAGTCCCAGTACTTCGAGCTGTGGCGGCGCACCTACCAGCGCGTCAGGGCGGCGTTCCCGTCGCACCTGATCGTGGGCCCGAGCTGCGCGTGCGTGCCGTCCACGGGCGGCTGGTGGACGCAGTACCTCGACTACGTCAAGGCCAACAACGTGGTGCCCGACATCGTCAGCTGGCACTCCCTGCCGGGCGACCCGGTGGCCGACGTCGCGGCGGCGAACGCGAGCCTCGGCCCGCGCGGCATCCCCCACCCGCGCCCGTACCAGATCAACGAGTACGGCGCGGCCGGCGAGCAGAACCCCGCCGACGGCGCCTGGTACATCGCCCGCCTGGAGCGGGCCGGCGCCGACGGCCTGCGGGCCAACTGGGCGGGCGGCGGCAACCTGCACAACGACCTCGCCAACCTGCTGACCCGCGACTCCTCGGGGCAGTACCGGCCGAAGGGCGAGTGGTGGGCCTACCGCTTCTACGGGTCGCAGACCGGCCAGATCGTGTCCGTCACCCCCAGCTCCTCCTACGACGCGTTCGCGACCAAGGCGAGCGGAGTGGCGAAGATCCTGGTCGGCGGCGGCAGCACGACGGGCAACGTGGCGGTCGGCCTGCAACGGCTGGACACCACCAGCGGCATCGTCCGCGACAACCAGGTGCGGGTGGTCGTCGAGCGCATCCCGTACGACAACGGCGCCGCCGTCCAGGGGCCGGTGACCGTGCGGGACACGGTGGTGACCCTGTCCGGCAACGGCACGACGGTCAACCTGCCGCACACGAACGTCGACGACGCCTTCACCGTCACGCTCCTGCCCCCGGACGGCGGCACTCCCGCGGCCTCGGCGCTGCGCAACGTCAACGCCGGCCGCTGCCTGGACGTCCCGGGCCTGTCCAGGACGAACGGCACGCAGCTGGCGCTGTGGGACTGCAACGGCGGCGTCAACCAGCAGTGGCAGCCGACCGCCGCCAAGCAGCTCCAGGTCTACGGCTCCAAGTGCCTCGACGCCGGCGGGCAGGGCACCGGCAACGGCACCCCGGTGGTCATCTGGGACTGCAACGGCCAGGCCAACCAGCAGTGGAACGTCAACGCCGACGGCACCATCACCGGCGTGCAGTCCGGCCTGTGCGTGGAGGCGAGCAACTTCGGCACCGCGAACGGCACGAAGGTGCAGCTGTGGTCGTGCACCGGCACGACCAGCCAGAAGTGGACGCGGGGCTGA
- a CDS encoding lectin has translation MRTSSGVAAVTAALATVLVTVVGTASLWMAPASAAVAPLVSAASGRCLDVAGNTDTAGAALQIWDCNGQANQGFEFTSAGELRVFGGTRCVDAYGGQTAPGTKVIIWSCNGQANQKWRQNSDGSVTGGQSGLCLDVNQAATTNGTAVILWTCNGQSNQRWTSGSGGTTSPTPPAGGGPCDIYASGGTACVAAHSTVRALYRSYNGNLYQVRRSSDNTTRNIGVLSAGGFANAASQDSFCAGTTCVITVVYDQSGRGNDLWYQGSSVVPGSSQSRPATATSESLTAGGTKAYSLYINPGNSYWRDGHLTGVPTGSAPEGMYMVTSGTHVNGGCCFDYGNSETTRSADAAGAMDAINFSTQCWFGGCSGSGPWVQADLEWGLYPGGSQSWNPNQRAFTSKFVTAMLKNNGTSRFALKGSNAQSGGLTTLWDGGLPAGYSPMKKQGAIILGSGGDCCKPGGGANLSAGTFYEGAIVAGYPSDATENAVQANIVSAGYR, from the coding sequence ATGAGGACTTCATCCGGCGTCGCGGCGGTGACCGCCGCGCTCGCCACGGTACTGGTCACGGTCGTCGGCACGGCCTCGTTGTGGATGGCGCCCGCGTCCGCGGCGGTGGCGCCGCTGGTCAGCGCGGCGTCCGGGCGGTGCCTGGACGTCGCGGGCAACACCGACACGGCCGGCGCCGCGCTGCAGATCTGGGACTGCAACGGCCAGGCGAACCAGGGGTTCGAGTTCACCTCCGCGGGCGAGCTGCGGGTGTTCGGCGGGACCCGCTGCGTGGACGCCTACGGTGGCCAGACCGCGCCGGGCACCAAGGTGATCATCTGGTCGTGCAACGGGCAGGCCAACCAGAAATGGCGCCAGAACTCCGACGGCTCCGTCACCGGCGGGCAGTCGGGGCTGTGCCTGGACGTGAACCAGGCGGCCACGACGAACGGCACCGCGGTCATCCTGTGGACGTGCAACGGGCAGAGCAACCAGAGATGGACCTCGGGCAGCGGCGGCACCACCTCGCCGACCCCGCCCGCCGGCGGGGGCCCGTGCGACATCTACGCCTCCGGCGGCACCGCTTGCGTCGCCGCGCACAGCACCGTCCGGGCGCTCTACCGCTCCTACAACGGCAACCTCTACCAGGTCAGGCGTTCGTCGGACAACACGACCAGGAACATCGGCGTGCTGAGCGCGGGCGGCTTCGCCAACGCGGCGTCGCAGGACTCCTTCTGCGCGGGCACCACCTGCGTGATCACGGTCGTCTACGACCAGTCCGGCCGCGGCAACGACCTGTGGTACCAGGGGTCGAGCGTGGTGCCCGGCTCCAGCCAGAGCAGGCCCGCGACCGCCACCTCCGAGTCGCTGACGGCCGGCGGCACGAAGGCGTACTCGCTGTACATCAACCCGGGCAACAGCTACTGGCGGGACGGCCACCTGACCGGCGTCCCCACCGGCAGCGCGCCCGAGGGCATGTACATGGTGACCAGCGGCACCCACGTGAACGGCGGCTGCTGCTTCGACTACGGCAACAGCGAGACGACCCGGAGCGCGGACGCCGCCGGGGCCATGGACGCCATCAACTTCAGCACGCAGTGCTGGTTCGGCGGCTGCTCAGGCAGCGGCCCGTGGGTGCAGGCGGACCTCGAATGGGGGCTGTACCCCGGGGGCAGCCAGTCCTGGAACCCGAACCAGCGGGCGTTCACCAGCAAGTTCGTCACGGCCATGCTGAAGAACAACGGGACGTCCCGGTTCGCGCTGAAGGGGAGCAACGCACAGTCCGGCGGCCTGACCACCCTGTGGGACGGCGGGCTGCCCGCCGGCTACAGCCCCATGAAGAAGCAGGGAGCCATCATCCTGGGCAGCGGCGGTGACTGCTGCAAGCCCGGCGGCGGCGCCAACCTCAGCGCGGGGACCTTCTACGAAGGAGCCATCGTCGCCGGTTACCCGTCCGACGCCACCGAGAACGCCGTGCAGGCCAACATCGTCTCCGCCGGTTACCGCTGA
- a CDS encoding RICIN domain-containing protein — translation MRNPTVPRSWSVTALRPALACLVAAALALAAPAPPAEAATTTLYAAPAGTGTACTSAQPCSLSAAQAAVRSLTGAMSGDVVVELADGVYRLAAPLRMTAADSGTDGHTVRWQAAAGARPVISGARAVTGWTLADPGRNIWRADVGAGTDTRQLYVNGAVATRARTQVNRADFTATTSGLRFGGGALSYLNDLAGQSRIQLESVNSFTDRYVTVQSISGNVITMQQPGWNNNTFGYDTFTRPHRAGPLYLTNAYEFLDSPGEWYVNPGTGVLSYIPAAGQDMNGVSVELPVLQYLVSVGGTYDAPAHHITFAGITFTGTSWLGPSGNQGYADQQTGAYIAGDWNWPADRLTSCQEGCRQFEATRPSWYQSPAAVQVSAAHHITFTDSRFVNLGQTAIGIGNDANAHASGVGLGAADITVTRSEIARSSAGGVLVGGVRADAHHPGDQRMVNRNITISDNRIHDLALDHRSAVAVLTTYVTGSDVSHNEISAMPYTGLSIGYGWGANDAGGNNSYAARGLYDYQPRYTTPTTASGNRLVGNYVHDVMQQMTDGGCIYTLSANPDALISENHCLRTNGWFGVYFDEGSRYYTVTRNVLANTGTWATANYWGGENMGNWTVTGNWSTNGSTNVTNGDRGNVVSGNVTVTNGAWPAGAQAVMASAGPRSGTTQPGTTAIRGVGSGRCLDVSGASQANGAQTLIWDCNGQPNQQWTSTSAGELRVYGGKCLDVSGAGAADGTAVIIWDCNGQNNQKWRLNADGTIVAAGANKCLDVSGAATANGAKVQIWSCTGGSNQRWTRA, via the coding sequence GTGAGGAACCCCACCGTGCCCCGATCCTGGTCCGTCACGGCGCTGCGGCCGGCCCTGGCCTGCCTCGTGGCCGCGGCGCTCGCGCTCGCCGCCCCGGCCCCTCCGGCCGAAGCGGCCACCACGACCCTGTACGCCGCGCCCGCCGGCACCGGCACCGCCTGCACCTCCGCCCAGCCGTGCTCGCTGTCCGCGGCCCAGGCGGCGGTGCGCTCGCTGACCGGCGCCATGTCCGGGGACGTCGTCGTCGAGCTGGCCGACGGCGTCTACCGGCTCGCGGCGCCGCTCCGGATGACCGCCGCCGACTCCGGCACCGACGGCCACACCGTCCGCTGGCAGGCCGCGGCGGGCGCCCGTCCCGTCATCAGCGGAGCCAGGGCGGTCACCGGATGGACCCTGGCCGACCCCGGGAGGAACATCTGGCGCGCCGACGTCGGCGCCGGGACCGACACCCGGCAGCTCTACGTCAACGGCGCCGTCGCCACCCGCGCCCGCACCCAGGTGAACCGGGCCGACTTCACCGCCACCACCAGCGGCCTGCGGTTCGGCGGCGGCGCGCTGAGCTACCTCAACGACCTGGCCGGCCAGAGCCGGATCCAGCTGGAGAGCGTCAACTCCTTCACCGACCGGTACGTGACGGTGCAGAGCATCAGCGGCAACGTCATCACGATGCAGCAGCCCGGCTGGAACAACAACACCTTCGGGTACGACACGTTCACCCGGCCGCACCGGGCCGGCCCGCTGTACCTGACGAACGCCTACGAGTTCCTCGACTCGCCAGGCGAGTGGTACGTCAATCCCGGGACCGGCGTCCTGTCCTACATCCCGGCGGCCGGGCAGGACATGAACGGCGTCAGCGTCGAGCTGCCGGTCCTGCAGTACCTGGTGAGCGTCGGAGGCACCTACGACGCGCCCGCCCACCACATCACGTTCGCCGGGATCACCTTCACCGGCACGAGCTGGCTCGGGCCCAGCGGCAACCAGGGCTACGCCGACCAGCAGACGGGCGCCTACATCGCCGGCGACTGGAACTGGCCCGCCGACCGGCTCACCTCGTGCCAGGAGGGCTGCCGGCAGTTCGAGGCCACCCGGCCCAGCTGGTACCAGAGCCCCGCGGCCGTGCAGGTCTCCGCCGCCCACCACATCACCTTCACCGACTCGCGGTTCGTCAACCTCGGCCAGACGGCCATCGGCATCGGCAACGACGCCAACGCGCACGCCAGCGGCGTCGGCCTGGGCGCCGCCGACATCACGGTCACCAGGTCCGAGATCGCCCGCAGCTCGGCCGGGGGCGTCCTGGTCGGCGGGGTGCGGGCCGACGCGCACCATCCCGGTGACCAGCGGATGGTCAACCGGAACATCACGATCAGCGACAACCGGATCCACGACCTCGCGCTGGACCACCGCAGCGCCGTCGCGGTCCTGACCACCTACGTCACCGGCAGCGACGTGTCCCACAACGAGATCTCCGCCATGCCCTACACCGGCCTGTCGATCGGCTACGGCTGGGGCGCCAACGACGCCGGCGGCAACAACAGCTACGCCGCCCGCGGCCTGTACGACTACCAGCCGCGCTACACCACTCCCACCACCGCGTCCGGCAACCGGCTGGTCGGCAACTACGTGCACGACGTCATGCAGCAGATGACCGACGGCGGATGCATCTACACCCTGTCGGCGAACCCGGACGCGCTGATCAGCGAGAACCACTGCCTGCGGACCAACGGCTGGTTCGGGGTCTACTTCGACGAGGGGTCCCGGTACTACACCGTCACCCGCAACGTGCTGGCGAACACCGGCACCTGGGCCACCGCCAACTACTGGGGCGGCGAGAACATGGGCAACTGGACCGTCACCGGCAACTGGTCGACCAACGGCAGCACCAACGTGACGAACGGCGACCGCGGCAACGTCGTCTCCGGCAACGTCACGGTCACGAACGGCGCCTGGCCGGCGGGGGCGCAGGCCGTCATGGCGTCCGCCGGGCCCCGGAGCGGCACCACCCAGCCCGGCACGACCGCGATCCGCGGCGTGGGGTCGGGCCGGTGCCTGGACGTCAGCGGCGCCTCCCAGGCCAACGGCGCCCAGACGCTGATCTGGGACTGCAACGGCCAGCCCAACCAGCAGTGGACCTCGACCAGCGCCGGCGAGCTGCGGGTGTACGGCGGCAAGTGCCTGGACGTCAGCGGCGCGGGCGCCGCCGACGGCACCGCGGTGATCATCTGGGACTGCAACGGCCAGAACAACCAGAAATGGCGCCTGAACGCCGACGGCACCATCGTCGCGGCCGGCGCGAACAAGTGCCTGGACGTCTCCGGCGCCGCCACCGCCAACGGCGCCAAGGTGCAGATCTGGTCCTGCACCGGCGGCAGCAACCAGAGGTGGACCCGCGCCTGA
- a CDS encoding alpha-L-fucosidase, with amino-acid sequence MSSFSFRLSRRTLLAGAGGVTAAGLLGVRGAWATDGPQSYTASWASVDQHPPAAEWFQDAKFGIYYHWGVFSVPAFANEWYPRNMYFSGSNENNHHKSVYGDPSVWPYHNFINGARDKAGNWVQFAPKLKSAGGNFDPGEWAQLFADAGARFAGPVAEHHDGYSMWNSTVNEWNSLATGPRLDLLRLHADAIRAKGLKLLVSLHHAYNFTGFYERVPAQPTATLRKLYGQLDAAAEYQLWYDKLKEVIDGYQPDVIWQDFNLGRIPESQRLSFLASYYNRAVAWNKDVVATYKDGFNNRGEVFDYERGGPAALQTPYWLTDDSISSSSWCYTVGIGYYSLEAMLHSLIDRVSKNGNMLLNIAPMADGTIPSGQRTILLSIGDYLKRFGESIYATRAWTLHGEGPTQMGGGSFTTPRPGTNRDIRFTRSKDNRVLYATVLGWPGATLTITTLSSNRINLSSLASAQLLGPAAGQYVALPGRTQDSGGLRLSMPSSTAPFSAPAYVVKLTFTGAIPALDAGPTPTGWVRIGNVTTGLVLDSGGNVASGSALKQWTYDGSTNLQWQLVDLGSGWYRLVNRTNGMVADSWGNTANGASCLQTTWNGGNNQQWRLNNLGNGRYQIVNRGTGTALDGAGLTAVGSAVQMWTPNASTNNQWTITAV; translated from the coding sequence ATGTCCTCGTTCTCCTTCCGGTTGAGCCGCCGCACCCTGCTCGCGGGGGCCGGGGGCGTCACGGCCGCCGGCCTCCTCGGGGTGCGCGGCGCGTGGGCCACCGACGGGCCGCAGAGCTACACCGCGAGCTGGGCCTCGGTGGACCAGCACCCGCCCGCCGCCGAGTGGTTCCAGGACGCGAAGTTCGGCATCTACTACCACTGGGGCGTCTTCAGCGTCCCCGCGTTCGCCAACGAGTGGTACCCCCGCAACATGTACTTCAGCGGCTCCAACGAGAACAACCACCACAAGAGCGTCTACGGTGACCCGTCGGTGTGGCCGTACCACAACTTCATCAACGGCGCACGGGACAAGGCGGGCAACTGGGTGCAGTTCGCTCCCAAGCTGAAGTCCGCCGGCGGCAACTTCGACCCCGGCGAGTGGGCCCAGCTCTTCGCCGACGCCGGCGCCAGGTTCGCCGGGCCGGTCGCCGAGCACCACGACGGCTACTCGATGTGGAACAGCACGGTCAACGAGTGGAACTCGCTCGCCACCGGCCCCCGGCTCGACCTGCTGCGGCTGCACGCCGACGCCATCCGGGCCAAGGGCCTGAAGCTGCTGGTGTCCCTGCACCACGCCTACAACTTCACCGGCTTCTACGAGCGGGTGCCGGCGCAGCCCACCGCCACCCTGCGCAAGCTGTACGGGCAGCTCGACGCGGCCGCGGAGTACCAGCTCTGGTACGACAAGCTCAAGGAGGTGATCGACGGTTACCAGCCCGACGTCATCTGGCAGGACTTCAACCTCGGCCGCATCCCGGAGTCGCAGCGGCTGAGCTTCCTGGCCTCCTACTACAACCGGGCGGTCGCCTGGAACAAGGACGTGGTCGCCACCTACAAGGACGGCTTCAACAACCGGGGCGAGGTCTTCGACTACGAGCGCGGCGGCCCCGCCGCCCTCCAGACCCCCTACTGGCTGACCGACGACAGCATCTCCAGCTCCAGCTGGTGCTACACCGTCGGCATCGGCTACTACTCGCTGGAGGCCATGCTGCATTCGCTCATCGACCGGGTCAGCAAGAACGGCAACATGCTGCTCAACATCGCCCCCATGGCCGACGGCACCATCCCCTCCGGCCAGCGGACGATCCTGCTGAGCATCGGCGACTACCTCAAGCGCTTCGGCGAGTCCATCTACGCCACCCGCGCCTGGACCCTCCACGGCGAAGGCCCGACCCAGATGGGCGGCGGCTCCTTCACCACGCCACGGCCGGGGACCAACCGCGACATCCGCTTCACCCGGAGCAAGGACAACAGGGTGCTGTACGCCACCGTGCTGGGCTGGCCGGGCGCCACGCTGACCATCACGACCCTGAGCTCGAACCGGATCAACCTGAGCAGCCTGGCCTCGGCGCAGCTGCTCGGCCCGGCGGCCGGCCAGTACGTCGCCCTGCCGGGCCGCACGCAGGACAGCGGCGGCCTGCGCCTGTCCATGCCCTCCTCCACCGCCCCGTTCAGCGCCCCGGCGTACGTGGTCAAGCTGACCTTCACCGGCGCCATCCCCGCCCTCGACGCCGGCCCCACCCCCACGGGCTGGGTGCGGATCGGCAACGTGACCACCGGCCTCGTCCTGGACAGCGGCGGCAACGTCGCCTCCGGGTCGGCGCTCAAGCAGTGGACCTACGACGGCAGCACCAACCTGCAGTGGCAGCTCGTCGACCTGGGCAGCGGCTGGTACCGCCTGGTCAACCGCACCAACGGCATGGTCGCCGACAGCTGGGGCAACACCGCCAACGGCGCCTCCTGCCTGCAGACGACCTGGAACGGCGGCAACAACCAGCAGTGGCGGCTCAACAACCTGGGCAACGGCCGCTACCAGATCGTCAACCGCGGCACCGGCACGGCGCTGGACGGCGCGGGCCTCACCGCGGTCGGCTCCGCCGTGCAGATGTGGACCCCGAACGCCAGCACCAACAACCAGTGGACCATCACCGCGGTGTGA
- a CDS encoding acyltransferase family protein → MTSARSAGQAAPPPGRRPHLPALDGLRGVAIIGVLLFHTGHLPGGFLGVDLFFILSGYLITDLLLREVRTTGAVSLAAFWGRRARRLLPALAGMLASVTVVVRVAGPPDLVRTTLSDGPWVQANLANWHLLAESAGYWDRFGPGRVFGHLWSIAVEEQFYLVWPVVLAIAARRAGRVERRGAAVAALVSAASLVLMVVLLDPADPTRVYTGTDTRAFSLLLGALAATRPARARAAGPWAGAGPAALAAGIGAMWLLADGTDTPWLFTGGLFAHSLAAALLIRRCARAPRTPVARALAWRPLRWCGLISYSLYLWHWPVIVLLSPQRTGLGGWTWTAMMAGVSIVLAALSKHLIEDPIRFRAGWARGRSGVLAAVALMIVLAGSWAAPAPAPAPVDVTKLG, encoded by the coding sequence ATGACGTCAGCGCGATCGGCCGGACAGGCCGCGCCGCCCCCCGGACGGAGGCCGCACCTGCCCGCCCTGGACGGCCTGCGGGGTGTCGCGATCATCGGGGTGCTGCTGTTCCACACCGGCCACCTGCCCGGCGGGTTCCTCGGCGTGGACCTGTTCTTCATCCTGTCCGGCTACCTGATCACCGATCTGCTGCTGCGCGAGGTCCGGACGACCGGCGCCGTCTCGCTCGCCGCGTTCTGGGGCAGGCGGGCCCGGCGGCTGCTGCCCGCGCTGGCGGGCATGCTCGCCTCGGTCACCGTGGTGGTCCGCGTGGCGGGGCCGCCGGACCTGGTGCGGACGACGCTCTCGGACGGCCCGTGGGTGCAGGCGAACCTGGCCAACTGGCACCTGCTCGCGGAGTCGGCCGGCTACTGGGACAGGTTCGGGCCGGGCCGGGTGTTCGGGCACCTGTGGAGCATCGCGGTCGAGGAGCAGTTCTACCTGGTGTGGCCGGTGGTCCTGGCGATCGCCGCGCGGCGGGCGGGCCGGGTGGAGCGCCGGGGCGCGGCGGTCGCGGCGCTGGTCTCGGCCGCCTCGCTGGTGCTGATGGTCGTCCTGCTGGATCCCGCCGACCCGACCCGGGTCTACACCGGCACCGACACGCGGGCGTTCTCGCTGCTGCTGGGCGCCCTGGCCGCCACCCGCCCGGCGCGGGCGCGCGCCGCCGGCCCATGGGCAGGCGCCGGGCCGGCGGCGCTCGCGGCCGGGATCGGCGCGATGTGGCTGCTGGCCGACGGGACGGACACGCCGTGGTTGTTCACGGGCGGGCTCTTCGCGCACTCGCTGGCCGCCGCGCTGCTGATCAGGCGGTGCGCGCGGGCGCCGCGGACGCCGGTCGCCCGGGCGCTGGCGTGGCGGCCGCTGCGCTGGTGCGGGCTGATCTCCTACAGCTTGTACCTGTGGCACTGGCCGGTGATCGTGCTGCTGTCCCCGCAGCGGACCGGGCTCGGCGGATGGACCTGGACGGCCATGATGGCCGGCGTGTCGATCGTCCTGGCCGCGCTGTCGAAGCACCTCATCGAGGACCCGATCCGGTTCCGCGCCGGGTGGGCCAGAGGGCGGAGCGGGGTGCTGGCGGCCGTCGCGCTCATGATCGTCCTCGCCGGGTCGTGGGCGGCGCCCGCGCCGGCCCCGGCCCCGGTCGACGTCACCAAGCTGGGCTGA
- a CDS encoding sensor histidine kinase codes for MTWRPWPRGLRARLLAAVVLVTVLGAAAAAWASARSARSALVDAARQRLTQAVAGRIGAIAPQLTYPPDQGALDRLRAAVGQDTVVTYRELRSGTVTGTGPATGPVTGALRAAVRARPAIATQLVTAAGRPFLLIGTPVVLTAPDGARTPSGIEVYTARDLTDVERQVDGLTRSAVRTSALALPPAVLLALLAARGVLRPVRELRDTARRLAAGDLGARSPPQGADELADLAVTVNEMAGSLQRMQADARRFAADVSHELRTPLSTLMAVVDVLATAAAGMEPDARESSELAIAETHRLVALVEDLMEVSRFDAGTARLRVEDTDVAAAVRGCLRARGWLDRVELAAPDGVVLRLDRRRLDVVVANLVGNALRHGEPPVLVRVSASRGEVRIEVTDSGPGLPEDVLPRVFDRFYKADAARPRTPGSGLGLAIALENARLHGGDLTAGNAAGGGARFTLRLPRGQEDG; via the coding sequence GTGACGTGGCGGCCCTGGCCGCGCGGGCTGCGCGCCCGGCTGCTGGCCGCCGTCGTGCTGGTGACGGTGCTCGGCGCGGCGGCGGCGGCGTGGGCGAGCGCCCGGTCGGCGCGCTCCGCGCTGGTCGACGCGGCCCGGCAGCGGCTCACCCAGGCCGTCGCCGGGCGGATCGGCGCGATCGCCCCGCAGCTGACGTACCCGCCGGACCAGGGCGCGCTCGACCGGCTGCGCGCCGCCGTCGGCCAGGACACGGTGGTGACGTACCGGGAGCTGCGCTCCGGCACCGTCACCGGCACCGGGCCGGCCACCGGGCCGGTCACGGGCGCGCTGCGCGCGGCGGTGCGCGCCCGGCCCGCGATCGCCACGCAGCTCGTCACCGCGGCCGGCCGGCCGTTCCTGCTGATCGGCACGCCCGTCGTGCTGACCGCGCCGGACGGCGCGCGCACGCCGTCCGGCATCGAGGTGTACACCGCGCGCGACCTCACCGACGTCGAGCGGCAGGTCGACGGCCTCACCCGGTCGGCCGTCCGCACCTCGGCGCTGGCGCTGCCGCCGGCGGTGCTGCTCGCGCTGCTGGCCGCGCGCGGCGTCCTGCGGCCGGTGCGCGAGCTGCGCGACACCGCGCGCCGGCTGGCCGCGGGCGACCTCGGCGCCCGCTCACCGCCGCAGGGCGCCGACGAGCTGGCCGACCTCGCCGTCACCGTCAACGAGATGGCCGGGTCGTTGCAGCGGATGCAGGCCGACGCCAGGAGGTTCGCCGCCGACGTCTCGCACGAGCTGCGCACGCCGCTGAGCACGCTGATGGCGGTGGTGGACGTGCTGGCGACCGCGGCCGCCGGGATGGAGCCGGACGCCCGGGAGTCCTCGGAGCTGGCGATCGCTGAGACGCACCGGCTGGTCGCGCTCGTGGAGGACCTGATGGAGGTGTCCCGGTTCGACGCCGGCACCGCCCGGCTGCGGGTGGAGGACACCGACGTGGCGGCCGCCGTGCGCGGCTGCCTGCGCGCCCGCGGCTGGCTGGACCGCGTGGAGCTGGCCGCGCCGGACGGCGTCGTCCTGCGGCTGGACCGGCGCCGGCTGGACGTCGTCGTGGCCAACCTGGTCGGCAACGCGCTGCGGCACGGGGAGCCGCCGGTGCTGGTGCGGGTCTCCGCGTCGCGCGGCGAGGTGCGGATCGAGGTCACCGACAGCGGTCCCGGCCTGCCCGAGGACGTGCTGCCGCGCGTCTTCGACCGCTTCTACAAGGCCGACGCCGCCCGCCCCCGCACGCCGGGCAGCGGGCTCGGGCTGGCGATCGCGCTGGAGAACGCCCGCCTGCACGGCGGCGACCTCACCGCCGGCAACGCCGCCGGCGGCGGCGCCCGGTTCACGCTGCGGCTGCCACGCGGCCAGGAGGACGGGTGA
- a CDS encoding response regulator transcription factor gives MAAILLIEDDPLVRRGLQLALRGHGHDVRTADTGEDGLREVRSAAPDLVVLDLMLPGIDGVEVCRRLRASGAVPVIILTARGDDFDVVGGLEAGADDYVVKPVRPTVLDARIRAVLRRAADAAPDDGVRVHRGLRIDTASLTVTAHGEPVPLTPTELRLLLTLSGAPGRVFSRQRLLEQVWEHDYLGDSRLVDNCVQRLRAKIEDDPGAPEYVQTVRGFGYRFGPL, from the coding sequence GTGGCGGCGATTCTGCTCATCGAGGACGATCCCCTGGTCCGGCGCGGGCTGCAGCTCGCGCTGCGCGGGCACGGCCACGACGTCCGCACCGCGGACACCGGCGAGGACGGGCTGCGTGAGGTCCGCTCGGCCGCGCCCGACCTGGTGGTGCTCGACCTCATGCTGCCGGGCATCGACGGGGTGGAGGTGTGCCGCCGCCTCCGCGCGTCCGGTGCGGTGCCCGTGATCATCCTCACCGCGCGCGGCGACGACTTCGACGTCGTCGGCGGCCTGGAGGCGGGCGCGGACGACTACGTCGTCAAACCGGTGCGGCCCACCGTGCTCGACGCCCGGATCCGCGCCGTCCTGCGGCGCGCCGCCGACGCCGCCCCCGACGACGGGGTGCGCGTGCACCGCGGCCTGCGCATCGACACCGCGTCGCTGACGGTGACGGCGCACGGCGAGCCGGTGCCGCTGACGCCGACCGAGTTACGGCTGCTGCTGACCCTGTCCGGGGCGCCCGGCCGGGTGTTCAGCCGGCAGCGGCTCCTGGAGCAGGTGTGGGAGCACGACTACCTCGGCGACTCCCGGCTCGTCGACAACTGCGTGCAGCGGCTGCGGGCCAAGATCGAGGACGATCCGGGCGCGCCGGAGTACGTGCAGACCGTCCGCGGGTTCGGCTACCGGTTCGGGCCGCTGTGA